A window of Thermoproteus sp. genomic DNA:
AACTCGCTGAATGGGTCGACTCCTGCATACGTCTTGGCGAGCTCTATTAGTAGCGGGAGCCTCTCTTTCACTCTGGCGGGGTCTATATGCCTCACGTCCAGCCCTACGTAGCACATATCTCGCCACATGAAGCCCCTGCCGGCTTTACACTCCATGGCGATAGCTCTAGCCACGACGTCTCTAGGCGCCAGCTCCATCTTCTGGGGGGCGTAGCGCTTCATAAAGCGCTCGCCGAGTCTGTTCACCAGATATGCCCCTTCGGCGCGGGCCGCCTCGCTGACGAGTATGCCGCTTGGGACCAACGCCGTGGGGTGCCACTGGACGAACTCCATATCCTTAAGCGCTATGCCCTCCCGTAGGGCGAAGCCCCAAATCTCTCCGGTATTGAGGTGGCCCATAGTCGTCAACTTGAACATCCTACCGCCGCCTCCCGCCGCTAAGATCCCCGAGGGCGCCCGGAAGAACCTCACCTCGCCTCTCCTCATGTCGAGCGCCACAACTCCATAGAATTTCTTATTTTTGATTACCAATTTTGTTACAATATGTTCTTCATAAAATTTAATATTATCGAATTGTTTTGAATATTTATATAGAGCGTTGAGCATATAAAAGCCCGTCTTGTCTTTAACGAATACCGTTCTGGGCTTGCTCATCCCGCCGAAGAGCCTTAAGGCCAACGTGCCGTCTTGGTCTCTAGCCCACGGCACGCCTATCTTATCGAAGAACAAGATCTCGGAGGGCGCTTCTTGCGCCAACAACATGGCGGCGTCTTGGTCTACAAGGAAGTCGCCGCCCTTTACGGTGTCGTACGCGTGGAGGTGTATAGAATCGCCTGTCTTTTCAGGATGTATGACCCCCGCCATGCCGCCCTCGGCGGAGATGCTGTGAGAACGAGGGCCTGAGACCTTGGTGACGATACATACGGTAAGCTTTTCGCTCGTCGCCGCCGCGGCTACGGCGGCCCTTAAGCCCGCCAGTCCGGACCCGACTACAACAACATCGCATTGTACTACCTCCACGACTTTTGCAAAAATTTAATCCATTTTAAAGTTTATCTAATTATGGTAAATAAAGTAATTTTATAATTATGAATAATCATTAAATATTGGCTTGCAAAACTCACAGCGGGTACTCAAGTCGCCGCGCTGTTTATAACGGCCTCAACAAATTTCATATTTAAATTTTTCATTGAATGATAATATTATATAATTATAAATCTTCTCCATGGATTAACATATTGAAAAACTTTTAAATTAGTTGTATTGGTGATGCTCTATGTCGAAAGAGCTGACTGTATATAATCCTGCAACTGGCGAGGTGTTGGCTGTCCTTCCCTCTGCTACTAGAGAGGACGTCAGGCGTATTATAGACGAAGCGGATAGAGCGTTTACGGGCTGGGCGGCCCTTCCCCTAAGGGAGAGGGCGAAGCTCCTCTATAAAGCCGCCGAGTATATGGAGCTCTCCTTCGACGAGCTCTTAAAGACTCTAGTGGCGGAGTCCGGCAAGCCCATTAGAGACGCCAGAGCCGAATTGTGGAGGGCCGTTGAGATAGTCAGAGCCAGCGCCGAAGAGGCAAGATACGTGCTCGAGGGGAGCGCGCCTAGAGTCGACGCCTACGGCTATCCTCCTGGCAACGAGTCGCGGTTGGTCGTGGAGAGGAGGGAGCCCGTGGGGATAGTCGCCGGAGCCCTCAGCTACAACAATCCGGCATCTACTTTTGCCCACAAGGTGGCTCCCGTAGTAGTGGCCGGCAATACGGTCATAGTCAAGCCGTCGAGCTACACGCCCCTGACTGCGCTTAAGCTCTACGAGATATTCAGGAAGGCTGGAGTCCCCGAGGGCGTAGTCAACGTGGTGGTGGGAAGCGGCGAGGAGATATTTAACGAGCTGTTGGACAGCCCCAAGGTCTCGGGCATATCCTTCACTGGCAGCACGGCGGTCGGCCTCCAGGTGGCGTCTAAGGCCGCCGGCAGGGGCAAGAAGTATATGATCGCGCCCAGCGGCTCGGACCCCGCCATAGTCTTCAAGGACGCCGACCTCGAGAGGGCGTCCTCTGTGGTGGTTAGGGCCAGATTTGAGAATGCCGGACAGAACTGCAACGCCACCAAGAGGGTTTACGTGGAGCGGGAGGTCTACGAAAGGTTCTTGGGCCTCCTCCTCGAGAGGACTGCAAGGCTTAAAGTCGGCGACCCGACAGAGGAGGATACCGACATGGGCCCCTTGATATCCGACAAGATGGTCAAATTGATGGAGGGCTTTGTCTCGGACGCGGCGTCCAAGGGGGCCGAGGTCCTGTTTGGAGGCAAGAGGAGGGAGGGGAGGGGCTTCTACTTCGAGCCCACCCTACTCAAGGTCGTAGACGGGAGGGCCGAGATGAAGGTGTTGAGGGAGGAAGTCTTCGGGCCTGTCCTGCCTGTAGTGCCATTTAGCGGCGAGGAGGAGGCCGTAGAGCTCGCCAATTCGACCCAGTATGGGCTACAGGCGGCCGTCTTCACTAGCGACTACAAGAAGGCATATAGGGTCGCCTCGGCGATAAGGGCCGGCTCCGTCATGATAAACGACTCCACTAGGGTGAGGTTCGACGCGCTTCCTTACGGCGGCGTGAAGAACTCGGGCTTCGGCTGGAGGGAAGGCGTGAGGTCCACTATGTACTACTTCACCGAGCCAAAATTCTACGTCTTTGGGCTTTAATATGTCGAAAGAATTTCTAGATATATATCAAGAGTCGCTGAAGGACCCCATAGGCTTCTGGGAGAAACAAGCCGCCAGGCTGTATTGGCGCTCCAAATGGGACAAGACGTACGACGACTCCAACCCCCCATTCTATAAGTGGTTCGTAGGGGGCGAGACCAATATCGCGTACAACGCCCTGGACAGACACGTCCAGAGCGGCAAGGCGAATAAGGCGGCCTTGATATGGGTCTCCTCCAGCGGCCAGACTAGAGTGTTGAGGTATTGGGACCTCTATAGGGAAGTCAACAGACTCGCCGTGTTGTTGAGGATGAGGGGTGTCGAGAGGGGCGATAGGGTGGCCATATACATGCCCATGATCCCCGAGGCGATGATAGCAATGCTGGCGGTCAACAGGATAGGCGCGGTGCACACAGTGGTCTTCTCGGGCTTCGGCGCGCAGGCGCTCGCCGATAGGATAAAAGACGCGGACGCCAAACTCGTCATAACTACGGACGGCATGACGAGACGCGGGAAGGTCATACCGTTAAAGCCGACGGTAGACGAGGCCTTGGCGCTAGCCGGAGTCGACGCCGAGGTGTTGGTCTACAGACATGTGGGCATCGGAGCGCCCATGAGGGAGGGGAGGGACTTCTGGTGGCAGGAAGAGATAAAGGCGGTTCCACTGAACGCCTATGCGGAGCCCGAGTGGGTCTCCGGCGACGAGCCGCTCTTCATCCTCTATACCTCGGGCACTACGGGCAAGCCTAAGGGCATCCTCCACCTACATGGCGCGTATATGGTCTGGATTTGGTACGCCTTCAACCATCTAGTGGGCGCCGAGAGGGAGTTCAGAGACGACATAGTCTTCTTCTCCACGGCAGACATCGGCTGGATATCGGGCCACCACTACGGCGTGCACGGGCCTCTGCTGAACGGCCTCACTGTGCTTTGGTACGACGATGCGCCGGACTATCCGCATCCAGGCATATGGTGGGAGATAGTGGACGCCTACAAGGCCACCCACATCCTCTTCTCGCCGACGGCTATAAGGCTCCTGATGAAATACGGCGACGAGTGGCCTAGGCGGTATAAACTGGACAGCCTAATTGCGGTCTACCCCACCGGCGAGGTGTTGAACGAGGAGGCCTACAAGTGGTTGAGGACCTATATATGTAGGGAGCCCTGCCAAATAGCGGACATATGGGGGCAGACCGAAACCGCTTGTTTCGTCACGGCGCCCGGCTCGCTCAACTTGGGCGGATTTAGGTACAAATACGGCTCGGTGGGCCTCCCCTATCCCACATTGAACCTAGTGATACTAGACGACGAGGGGAGGGAGCTCCCGCGCGGCCAGAAGGGACATGTGGCCGCAAAGCCGCCGTTGCCGCCGGCGTTTCTACATACAATATGGAAGGACCCCAAACGCTATGTGGACGGCTATTGGTCTAAATTCCCCGGTTACTACCTAACGGGCGATTTGGGGTATATAGACGAAGAGGGCCACCTGCACATATTGGGCAGATCTGACGACGTGATAAAGGTCGCGGGCCATAGGCTGTCCACGAGGGAGGTAGAGGACATAGTGGCGTCCCATCCCGCCGTGGCCGAGGCCGCAGTTGTCAGCATCCCCGACCCCGTGAGGGGAGACGTACTGGCTGTATTCGTCGTGCCTAAAGCCGGCAGGCATATAACCGAGGAGGAAGTCGTGTCGCACCTCAAGAAGAGCCTAGGCCCTCTGGCTGTCGTGGGGAAGGTGGCCATAGTGGAAAAGCTCCCTAAGACGAGGACGGGGAAGGTCATGAGGCGTGTCTTGAGGGCCATGGCGCTGGGTCAACCTCTCGGCGATTTGAGCACATTAGAGGAAGAAGAGGCGATAAGGGAAGTCGAGTCGAAACTCAAGAGCTAAGCCGATACGCCGCATAGAGGATCTGCCCCAGCGCTATTCCTCCATCGCCTGGAGGTACCCTTTTAGGCAACAGGGCCTCAGCGCGGCTCCTAATTCCCCGTATTATGAAGTCGTTTACTGCCGCGCCTCCAGACACCACTATTTTATTGACGCCTTTAGATTCGGCAACGGCCCTAGCCGCCTCGCCGAGCGCCTCACCTAAGGCGATCTGCGCTGTATAGGCCTTATCGGCCGCGCCGCTCCTTATCTCTACGAGCTCGGCGAAAAACTCGACGGCGTCTATGACGTTGCCCCTTATTTCCATCGATATGGGAAGTCTCTCGCCGCGCCTAGCGGCATCTTCTAGCAGTACGGCCGGCTCGCCCTCGTAGGTCCTCTCCCAACATATCCCCAATGCGGCGGAGACCGCATCTAGAAACCTCCCGACGCTGGAGGTCTTCGGCGAGGACTTTGCGATTTTAGGCAATGCCGAGAGTTCCGTAGCCCCTCCTTTCAATCCATCGTGGAGACCCAATTCACGCGCCTTCTCGATACCTGCCGCCTCGCCCAATGCCTCAATTAGATACGCAACGGCCATCCTGGCGGGCCTGAGGGTCGCTACATCGCCTCCAGGCATGGGGACATACCTCAAGTGGTACTCCCTACTGTACCTATCGCCATCTACGAAGAGGACCTCGCCGCCCCAGACCTCGCCGTCGTCGCCATATCCGACGCCGTCTATAGTTATGGCCACAAAGGGCTCGTCGATCCCAATATCGGCGGCCACCGATAGGGCATGTGCGTGGTGGTGTTGCACCTCTAACGCCTCTGCGCCACCTCCCTCCGCCCACTCCCTACATAACCTCCTGCTATTATAGGCAGGATTTTTGTCGCATATAAGCGCCGCATCTTGAAGGCGGTATTCCCGCACGAACCATCTAAGCTCTGCGTCCAGCTCCATTAAGGTGTCGAAGTCGTCTAAGTCGCCTATATATTGCGTGAGGACCGCCTTGTCTTCAAAACCTATGGCGCCGGCGGTGGCCAAGTCGGCTCCGAAAGCCACTACGTCGCGTTTAAGTCTCTTCTTCAATCGGATCCACCTCGGCGCATATCCCCGCGACCTCCTCAAAAACACGGGCTCTCCGTCCGTTAGCCTAATTACCGAGTCGTCTACCCTATGGGCTATCTCCAAGCCGTGGTCCAGGATATAGTCGGCCAATCCCTGTTTTATTATACATTCGGCGGACTTACAAGTAGGGCTCCCATGTCTGTTACCGCTAGTCATAACGAGAAAGCCCCTAGTTTCCTCTAAGAGGTCGTAGTGATACGCCGTATAGGGCAGGAAGATCCCCTCAACAGAGAGGCCCGGCGAGACGTACTTCGAAATGGGGGAACCCTCCCTCTTGGGTAGAAGCACTATGGGCCTTTGTGGCGACTTCAATAATGACAAGGCCTTTTCGTCCACATAGACCAATTTTTCAAGTGAGCCTTCGAGGGCCATCACGGCGAACGGCTGGCGAGGCCTCTTCTTCCTCTCCCTCAGCCTCAACACAGCCTGGTCGTCGTCGGCTAGGGCGGCCAAGTGGAACCCACCGACGGACTTTACGGCAACTATGTAGCCCTCTGATATCAACCTAATTGCGTCTCTGAGGGGGTCTCTTGACGGGAGGGGGGACCCCGCGCTGTCAAGTAGCCTAAAGCTAGGGCCGCAGTGCTGGCAGGAAATGCCCTGGTAGAAAAATCGCCTCAGCCCGCCTGTCTTTAGGTCTCTATACTCCTCCGCGCACTGCAGGCACATGGGATATGCATCCCAGGATGTGCGCTCCCTATCGTAAGGAAGCGCCCTCATCACTGCGAACCTCGGCCCGCACCAACTACATGAAATAAAGGGGTAGCCAGTCCTTCTGGAACCTCCTCTGTATTCTTTAAGGCAAGCATCGCAGACGGCTAAATCCGGCGGTATTTGAGACCTAACGAGCGCCGAATGTTCGCTTTTGAGAATTTCGAACGTCCTATAGCCTCGCGGCTCGGCGGGCTCTATCCTATATTCCTCTATTTCAATCGCAGAGGGCCTGCCGTTGAGTAGCTCCTCGATGAACTCGCGGACCCTCTGTCCCTCGGCCCATATCTCGACCTCGCCGCCGCCGAGGTTTCTAACATAACCTTTCACAGAGTGCTTCTCAGCGAGGTAAGCCACAAAGGGCCTGAAGCCGACGCCTTGAACCACCCCGATGACGATAAGCCTAAAGGCCACATAGGCGCTTGTACCTGCATATATTTAGCTTGTTTCCGCACGTAAAGGAGGAATCAAAGCTTATATTGAGCGTGGCGGTAGATATAATATGTGTTGGGCCGTGCCCGCCGTCGTGGTGAAGGTTGAAGGTAGCACCGCATGGGTCGATCTAGGCGATGGGGTGCCTAGACCTGTCGTGGTCGGCATAGACGTAGAGCGCATAAAGCCCGGCGATTTAGTGATGGCGCACGCCGGCGTCATAATCTCGGTTTTGGACGTAAGCGCAGTGGAGGAGATGAAGAAGAACTTTGTGGAGCTTTTCGCCGAGTTGGCGCCAGAAGGTGAGAAGGAGAAGGCGGCCGAAGAGGCCGAGACTATGTTCAGAGAGCTGTTGGAGCGGAGTAAGAAATATGCGGAGGCTAAGGAGCACAACCAGATTGCAGTATGGTGATGCCTCAAACTGCTTGTAACGAGGCCTACTGCGGTGCATATTTGGACTGTTGGAACTGCCCCGTCATATCCAATAGGATAAAAGTCGTTGAATCTATCTTCCGTCGGAATATAGACCTAGCCTCACGGCTGAAGGCTCTCATATGGAAATACGCCGAGTATTTGACTGGCATGTACGGAAATCACTATGTGTTCAAAATAATGGATTTCTGCGGCACGCATGAGTGGACTATAGTCCACTTCGGCCTTAGGAGCTTAATGCCCAAGTCAATAGAGCTCGTGCCGGGGCCCGGCTGTCCAGTCTGCGTGACTCCATCCTATTATATAGAACAATTGATCTCCCTAGCGCTAGACGGAGTTCCGATCTACACCTACGGAGATACGTTTAAACTGCCAGCCCTAAGGCCGGTCAAGGGGGCCAGGTCGCTGGCGGACGCAAAGGCCCGCGGCGCCGAGGTCAAAATAGTGCACAGCTTAATGCATGCCACCTCTCTGGCGAGGTCCTCTAATAAGGTGGGTATTTTTGTGGGAATAGGTTTCGAGACCGTCGCGCCCGGCTACGCGGTGCCTATAGCTGAAGGCTTGGTGCCAGCCAACCTGAAGATCATGAGTCTTGTGAAGTTGACCCCGCCGGCCGCATATCTGGCTATAGACACAATTAGGGAGAAGCCCACAGACTTTCCCATAATGGGCGTAATAGCGCCTGGCCACGTGTCGACTATAATAGGCGGGAAGGCGTGGGCGCCCATAGCTGAAAACTTCGGGATACCCGTCGTCGTCTCGGGCTTCGAGCCCAACGACGTGCTCATAGCAATTGCGGAAATCTTAAAACAGTTGAAAAACAGAGAGGCGAAAGTGGTTATCGAGTACACAAGGGCTGTCACATGGGATGGCGATCTTAAAGCCCAGGCGGCCATAAGGAAGGCGTTCGAGACGGTGGACTCCGCGTGGAGGGGAATCGGCTTCATACCTAAATCGGGCCTCGCCGTGAGGAAAGAGTACTCGTACGTCGATGCTCTGGTCCATTTCGGCATAGAGGAGTTGACGCCTGAGAAGTGGCGTTATGACCTCCCGCTTAATTGTAGATGCGCTGAGGTCAATTTGGGCAAGGCGAAGCCCACCGACTGTCCCCTCTTCATGAAGGCTTGTACCCCCGATAGGCCGGTAGGGCCCTGTATGGTCTCCATGGAGGGGGCTTGTGCCGTATGGGCTAGATTCGGCGGAGGCGGACTTGCCGACGAGATAGCCAAGTCTCTACTATGAGGTTAATATACGCGGATATTTCCCTCGAGAGGCTGGGCCCCTACGGGTTTAGATTGTGTTCAGGCGGTGGCTGTCTATGTGTGGACGTGAATGCCTGCGAGAAGCGGCTCTACACCCACGACCATCACCGCGATGGGGAGGGCGTCGGCCCGCAGGGTCTGGAGCCTTGGGGGTCGTTTGAGGTGGACGGATGGCTTGTGACTCCGATTCCGGCATATAATGTAGTCAAGAGGCCCGACGGTAGCATCCCCCACCCTAAGGGTTGTTGTTTCGGCTATCTGATAGAAAGGGCTGGCGTTAAGATGCTCATAGCGGGCGATACCGATTTAACGCCAGAATTGATTAAGGCGAGAGGCGTAGATATACTGGCAGTACCAATAGGGGGAGGGGGCGTGATGGCGCCTGAAGAGGCGGCAGACGCCGTAATGTCCATAAGGCCGAAGATCGTAGTGCCCTACCATTACTCCGATAGGAGGCACTATGCCCTCTTTAGAGATATAGCACAACCGTATACACAAGTAATAGACTTATGATATCACTATCCCATGGAGGCGGAGGGGTTGAGACCGAGGAGTTGTTGGAGCGGCTAATCTTCTCTAAGGTGCCCGACGCCTTGAAGAAGGTGGCGGGGGGTCTCGGCATAGATCTGCCCGACGATGCCGCCGCGTTGCCTATGGGCAACGGCGACTATATGGTGGTCACGGTGGACGCCTACACAGTAGATCCGCCCTTCTTCCCCGGAGGGGATATAGGCTATCTGGCGGCCAGCGGCAGTATAAACGACGTGGTGATGTTGGGAGGGAGGCCCATAGCGATGTTGGACTCCATTTTGGTGGAGGAGGGGTTTGAGGAGCGCGATCTGGAGAGGATAGTGGGTTCTATGGTCTCCACGTTGACTAAATATGGGATAGCGCTAATAGGAGGCGACTTCAAGGTGATGCCTAAAGGCCAGTTGGACAAGGTGGTGATAACCACGGTGGGGATCGGAGTGGCTAAAGGCGGCTATATCGCCGACATGCCGAGGCCGGGCGACGTGGTGATAGTGACGGGCCCTGTGGGCGCCCACGGCGCCATGGTGCTGTCCTACAGACTGGGGCTGGAGGCAAAGATAGCCAGCGACGCCAAGCCCCTTGTGGAGCTAGTCCCGATTTTGGAGAAATACAAGCGGCATGTACACGCG
This region includes:
- a CDS encoding MBL fold metallo-hydrolase; translated protein: MNACEKRLYTHDHHRDGEGVGPQGLEPWGSFEVDGWLVTPIPAYNVVKRPDGSIPHPKGCCFGYLIERAGVKMLIAGDTDLTPELIKARGVDILAVPIGGGGVMAPEEAADAVMSIRPKIVVPYHYSDRRHYALFRDIAQPYTQVIDL
- the hypD gene encoding hydrogenase formation protein HypD, translated to MPQTACNEAYCGAYLDCWNCPVISNRIKVVESIFRRNIDLASRLKALIWKYAEYLTGMYGNHYVFKIMDFCGTHEWTIVHFGLRSLMPKSIELVPGPGCPVCVTPSYYIEQLISLALDGVPIYTYGDTFKLPALRPVKGARSLADAKARGAEVKIVHSLMHATSLARSSNKVGIFVGIGFETVAPGYAVPIAEGLVPANLKIMSLVKLTPPAAYLAIDTIREKPTDFPIMGVIAPGHVSTIIGGKAWAPIAENFGIPVVVSGFEPNDVLIAIAEILKQLKNREAKVVIEYTRAVTWDGDLKAQAAIRKAFETVDSAWRGIGFIPKSGLAVRKEYSYVDALVHFGIEELTPEKWRYDLPLNCRCAEVNLGKAKPTDCPLFMKACTPDRPVGPCMVSMEGACAVWARFGGGGLADEIAKSLL
- the hypF gene encoding carbamoyltransferase HypF, producing MAFRLIVIGVVQGVGFRPFVAYLAEKHSVKGYVRNLGGGEVEIWAEGQRVREFIEELLNGRPSAIEIEEYRIEPAEPRGYRTFEILKSEHSALVRSQIPPDLAVCDACLKEYRGGSRRTGYPFISCSWCGPRFAVMRALPYDRERTSWDAYPMCLQCAEEYRDLKTGGLRRFFYQGISCQHCGPSFRLLDSAGSPLPSRDPLRDAIRLISEGYIVAVKSVGGFHLAALADDDQAVLRLRERKKRPRQPFAVMALEGSLEKLVYVDEKALSLLKSPQRPIVLLPKREGSPISKYVSPGLSVEGIFLPYTAYHYDLLEETRGFLVMTSGNRHGSPTCKSAECIIKQGLADYILDHGLEIAHRVDDSVIRLTDGEPVFLRRSRGYAPRWIRLKKRLKRDVVAFGADLATAGAIGFEDKAVLTQYIGDLDDFDTLMELDAELRWFVREYRLQDAALICDKNPAYNSRRLCREWAEGGGAEALEVQHHHAHALSVAADIGIDEPFVAITIDGVGYGDDGEVWGGEVLFVDGDRYSREYHLRYVPMPGGDVATLRPARMAVAYLIEALGEAAGIEKARELGLHDGLKGGATELSALPKIAKSSPKTSSVGRFLDAVSAALGICWERTYEGEPAVLLEDAARRGERLPISMEIRGNVIDAVEFFAELVEIRSGAADKAYTAQIALGEALGEAARAVAESKGVNKIVVSGGAAVNDFIIRGIRSRAEALLPKRVPPGDGGIALGQILYAAYRLSS
- a CDS encoding succinate dehydrogenase/fumarate reductase flavoprotein subunit is translated as MEVVQCDVVVVGSGLAGLRAAVAAAATSEKLTVCIVTKVSGPRSHSISAEGGMAGVIHPEKTGDSIHLHAYDTVKGGDFLVDQDAAMLLAQEAPSEILFFDKIGVPWARDQDGTLALRLFGGMSKPRTVFVKDKTGFYMLNALYKYSKQFDNIKFYEEHIVTKLVIKNKKFYGVVALDMRRGEVRFFRAPSGILAAGGGGRMFKLTTMGHLNTGEIWGFALREGIALKDMEFVQWHPTALVPSGILVSEAARAEGAYLVNRLGERFMKRYAPQKMELAPRDVVARAIAMECKAGRGFMWRDMCYVGLDVRHIDPARVKERLPLLIELAKTYAGVDPFSELIPVAPAVHYFMGGIHTDTYGRVLLADGSWVRGLWAAGEAASVSVHGANRLGSNSLSECAVWGRLTGEQAAKYAIENKTNALDEYVKTVADEEERRIFYRLGRKETGGISSASIRSTLQSALHDGAGIFRSESSIAEALTTVARLAANLKDVNINDTSRVYNMELREVIELDGMIAAAHAILLGAYFRRESRGAHYRLDYQQRDDRNWLKHTLVYRIGESYGVAYTDVKIERWPPEVRAY
- a CDS encoding aldehyde dehydrogenase family protein → MSKELTVYNPATGEVLAVLPSATREDVRRIIDEADRAFTGWAALPLRERAKLLYKAAEYMELSFDELLKTLVAESGKPIRDARAELWRAVEIVRASAEEARYVLEGSAPRVDAYGYPPGNESRLVVERREPVGIVAGALSYNNPASTFAHKVAPVVVAGNTVIVKPSSYTPLTALKLYEIFRKAGVPEGVVNVVVGSGEEIFNELLDSPKVSGISFTGSTAVGLQVASKAAGRGKKYMIAPSGSDPAIVFKDADLERASSVVVRARFENAGQNCNATKRVYVEREVYERFLGLLLERTARLKVGDPTEEDTDMGPLISDKMVKLMEGFVSDAASKGAEVLFGGKRREGRGFYFEPTLLKVVDGRAEMKVLREEVFGPVLPVVPFSGEEEAVELANSTQYGLQAAVFTSDYKKAYRVASAIRAGSVMINDSTRVRFDALPYGGVKNSGFGWREGVRSTMYYFTEPKFYVFGL
- a CDS encoding acetate--CoA ligase; the encoded protein is MSKEFLDIYQESLKDPIGFWEKQAARLYWRSKWDKTYDDSNPPFYKWFVGGETNIAYNALDRHVQSGKANKAALIWVSSSGQTRVLRYWDLYREVNRLAVLLRMRGVERGDRVAIYMPMIPEAMIAMLAVNRIGAVHTVVFSGFGAQALADRIKDADAKLVITTDGMTRRGKVIPLKPTVDEALALAGVDAEVLVYRHVGIGAPMREGRDFWWQEEIKAVPLNAYAEPEWVSGDEPLFILYTSGTTGKPKGILHLHGAYMVWIWYAFNHLVGAEREFRDDIVFFSTADIGWISGHHYGVHGPLLNGLTVLWYDDAPDYPHPGIWWEIVDAYKATHILFSPTAIRLLMKYGDEWPRRYKLDSLIAVYPTGEVLNEEAYKWLRTYICREPCQIADIWGQTETACFVTAPGSLNLGGFRYKYGSVGLPYPTLNLVILDDEGRELPRGQKGHVAAKPPLPPAFLHTIWKDPKRYVDGYWSKFPGYYLTGDLGYIDEEGHLHILGRSDDVIKVAGHRLSTREVEDIVASHPAVAEAAVVSIPDPVRGDVLAVFVVPKAGRHITEEEVVSHLKKSLGPLAVVGKVAIVEKLPKTRTGKVMRRVLRAMALGQPLGDLSTLEEEEAIREVESKLKS
- the hypE gene encoding hydrogenase expression/formation protein HypE, whose product is MISLSHGGGGVETEELLERLIFSKVPDALKKVAGGLGIDLPDDAAALPMGNGDYMVVTVDAYTVDPPFFPGGDIGYLAASGSINDVVMLGGRPIAMLDSILVEEGFEERDLERIVGSMVSTLTKYGIALIGGDFKVMPKGQLDKVVITTVGIGVAKGGYIADMPRPGDVVIVTGPVGAHGAMVLSYRLGLEAKIASDAKPLVELVPILEKYKRHVHAARDPTRGGLATVLNDWAKASGTVIVVDQSSIPIGQEVRAVADMAGVDPLHLASEGVAAFAVTPEVADEFLKELKGVGFKEATKIGEVRKSERYSGYVLAKTEVGGYRILEPLRGPLVPRIC
- a CDS encoding HypC/HybG/HupF family hydrogenase formation chaperone, with amino-acid sequence MCWAVPAVVVKVEGSTAWVDLGDGVPRPVVVGIDVERIKPGDLVMAHAGVIISVLDVSAVEEMKKNFVELFAELAPEGEKEKAAEEAETMFRELLERSKKYAEAKEHNQIAVW